The Pristiophorus japonicus isolate sPriJap1 chromosome 3, sPriJap1.hap1, whole genome shotgun sequence genome has a segment encoding these proteins:
- the rprma gene encoding LOW QUALITY PROTEIN: protein reprimo A (The sequence of the model RefSeq protein was modified relative to this genomic sequence to represent the inferred CDS: deleted 1 base in 1 codon), which produces MRRLKPPVPPQLAARYLEVAAMNSTLMNQTESAAYFNRTDSLGSMIRCCNDNYSSMVTDDGLVLTAPDERNLYIMRVVQIAVMCVLSLTVVFGIFFLGCNLLIKSEGMINFLVKDRRPSKEVEAIIVGPY; this is translated from the exons ATGCGCCGGCTGAAGCCACCTGTTCCACCACAACTTGCGGCTCGTTATCTAGAAGTT GCAGCAATGAATTCGACACTAATGAACCAGACTGAGAGCGCGGCGTACTTTAATCGAACCGATTCTCTGGGCTCGATGATCAGATGCTGTAACGATAACTATTCCTCGATGGTGACTGACGACGGCTTGGTGCTGACCGCTCCCGATGAGAGAAACCTTTACATCATGAGAGTGGTCCAGATCGCGGTGATGTGTGTCTTATCTCTCACCGTTGTCTTTGGGATATTTTTCCTCGGCTGCAATTTGCTCATCAAGTCAGAAGGGATGATCAACTTTTTGGTCAAGGACAGGAGACCTTCCAAAGAAGTAGAAGCGATTATTGTCGGTCCTTATTAG